Part of the Rubritalea squalenifaciens DSM 18772 genome, GGCGGACGGTGACGTAGCAGACGGTGATGAGGATGGCGATGCGGAGGTAGATACGGTGGTCATTCCACGTGTAGTCTTCTCTGCTGATGAGGATACCCAGGGTGCATGCCATAGCGAGGCCGAGGTCTGATAGACGCTGTCTGTTGGTGGTTGAGAGGGACATGGGATAGTTTATGGTTTACCTTTTTCTTTGAGTACGACGAGTTTGGGGCGGAAGTGAAGCTCTTGTGTAGCGATGGGGCTAATACCTAATTGGGTAAATGCTTCGGTAGGGTAGCCAGCAGTCTCAATGGTTTCATAAACATAGAATCGGTAGATGTCCCCATGTTTGGGTGTCCTGTTGTCAGGAAGTTGAGGCATGTACATGTAACGTTTCTTGGAAAGGGCTTTACCCCCAACTGTAAGAATTTGAATGCCGAGCCGGCCTTAATCGGCTTTACCTCCCGTGAAACTCATATCTGTAACTTTGCATACGATGAGTTGGATGGTATGGAGTGGAGTGCCGAGAATGCCCGTAATACTGTTTGGGTCTAGAGTCTCGCTGGTGAGGGTTTTGTCGTCGACGATTAGCTTGTTAGTCTTTGTGGAGGGGGGTACCACTTTGGCTTGTTCACTCTGACTTGGAGTAATCGATTCTTCAGCGTGTGAGATAGAGTAAAGTAGGCTGATGGCAAGGATGAGAGTTTTCATGGTAGTCAACGAATAGAGGAAATCTAGATGGGAACACTGTAGCAGGATAGATTGCACACAGACAGAGGACTATTGATTCAGATGGCTGCTCTCTAGCAGTGAACGACGCATGCCCAGTTTAAAGCAAGCTTGGGCGGGAGTGTAAAGCGGGAATGGGAGAGGTTGTTCTGATAGATTATTTCTCAGAGGCGGGCGGCGTAGGGCTTCATTCTCTGGTTTCAAAGAGTGACGATATGGAGAGCTGTCGCTTTTTCTCTAAACTGGTCTGAGGTGTTCATGATGAATTTATTCCTGGGTTTATTGTGACAAAAATTACACGAAATAAATGTCATCTATTCTTTGACAAGTCACGGTGTCAGGTCGATAGGTCCCTTGGATACGATGAAGGAGGTGTGCGTAAGAAATAAGCACACGATCTCATCCATGAAACACGCATTGAAACCAGAATATTTAAAGCTATGAAACACACTCAACTCAGAAAGCACATCATCCGTTTGTCGCAGTTAGCGAACACGGATACCCCGATGATTAGCGCATTTTTTAATCTAAAGGGGGAACGGACCAAAGCCATGAACGACTTCGACTTGTGGCTTAAGGCGAGCAGCCAAAAACTGGAAGGAGAGCAGGCGGATCAGCTAGCGCAGGCTGGAGAGAGCGTACTCAGATTCCTCCGTGCTGCGGAGGGGGCCAGTGCGTCTTGTCACGTCAGGCTGGGCGATCATCCTTTTGAATCCTTCCAGGCCTATCACGCGGAGATGGAGACGAGCTACCATGTAGAGTCGTATCCAGTGATTTATCCCTTGGTGGAGCTGAAAGATAAGTTCAAGCGCTTCGTTCTCGTCACGACGACACTCGATAAGGCTAGTATCATTGAGATTAGTCTGGGTTCCGCATCTGTACAAGCTATCGCTGAGCGTGAGGATCCGCCGCGCAAGTACGGCAAGGAGTGGACTCGAGAGCACTACCGTAGTGGGCTGCACGAGCGCCGCAAGATCTTCATCAAGGAGAAGGTGGAAGTGCTCAAGCAGATCTGCCATCAGCGCAGTCACGATGCCATCATCTTGGCGGGCGAGCCGCGTATCGTGAACCGTTTGAAAGAGGCTCTTCCGAAGCACCTGCAGAAGCTGGTGGTGGATGAGATAAAGACCGGAATCAGCGATGCTCGTTATCGCATTGTTCTCAGCCAGGCGGTGCAGTCCTACTTGAAAGCTGAGCACGAGGAGTCACTGACTTCTGTGAGCGAGCTTTACCACCTTCATAACACTTCAGGTCTGGCCGCTGTGGGAGTGACTCAGATCTATGAAGCGCTTCAAGAAGGGCGTGCAGAGAAGCTCATTGTTGCCTCAGAGCTTCCGAGTAAGATCCGGGAGTTGCTGGTTAAGCAGGCCATACAGCAGGATCTACTGATAGAGACCGTAACAGGCTCGTCTATTCTAGACGATATTGGTGGAGCGGGTGCGATCTTGCGCTACAAGAAAACGCCGGAAATGATCAACCATTACGCAGCCTAACAGGAAAATGCTTTTTGTTTCAGTCTCCATCCTTTCCGTCTTTTTTCACCGGGACAAATCCAAGCCCGGAGAAGTCAATGACATGAAGGTACCGCAGGTCTCTTCCCCATGTCATGTCAAGGTGAGAAAGAAATGATGTAGTGCGGATTAACCATGATAGCAGGGGAGTTCTGGCTAGGAGCCAGGACTCCTCTTTTTTGAGAACTGCATAGGGCTGATAATAGAAAGGGAGACCAGCACAGGCTGATCTCCCTTCTATGATTTGCTTCAGAGAAACTTGTATTTAGATCTTCACCCAGCCGCCGCAGAGGTCAGCGGCGTAGAGGTGTAGCCAATGGTTTTCCACCAGTTCCTTGGCGGAAGGCTGGGCGGCGAGTGCCAAGCGGACCTTGTCCACCGGGGCATCTACGAAGACTTTCAGGGTCAGTGGCTCGTGAACCCAGTTGGTTCCGTCGTGGATGGACTGGAGCGGGAGGCCGCTTCTGAGGTCTCCGCCATTGCCGAGTTGGACGCCGTGGGTGCCGTTGATGTTGTGCAGTACTTTGTTCCCGCTGCCGAAGATGGCGTGGTTGGCGGTGGAGGCGTAGTACTGCAGGTTGATCCAGGAGCCTACGACCATAGGGCCGGCCAGGATGGCTTGCAGGACTTCTCCTTTCGGGTCTCTGTTAGACTCGTAGTGGTGGAGGAAGGCGCGGCCTTCGAGATCGTGGTCTTTGGTGGTGTCACGGTGGGCGATGATGAAGGCGGCGTTGCCTGTCAGTCCCCATTCCGGACGCACCTGGGACCAGTCGCAGCTGCGCTCGCTGATTTCCTTGCAGACCTTTTGTTCGTTTTGCTGGCTGATGCCGAGCTTGGGTGCACGGGCTAGCTGGGCAGTGTGGCAAGCGCTTGCCAGCGTTTGCTTCAGTTGCTCGTAGTCTCCGCGATGGCTGCTAGGGATCAGTTCAGGGTCGAAGAGGGTGATGGTGTCTGTGGTGGTGTCGTGACGTCCGGCCACGAAGAAGGTGTCCTTTGGCAGGGCCATGCCTTCTGCGGCGAGTGCGGCGTGGACCTCCGGCTGGTTCATGATCTGGGCAGCGAGTCTGGCGTTGAAGTCACCGGAGTGGCCGCCACAGGCACCGCACTGAAGTCCGGAATCATAGGGATTGTTCTTGGTGCTGGCACCGTGACCACAGAGTACGACGAGGCGTCCTGCGCGCTGGTGGAGGTTGAGCGCGCGTACCAAGCCTTTGGCGAGTGCCGGCTGTTCATCCTTGGGGATGCCGCAGGAGTCGTGGTCGAGGTCGGCTCTCGGTACCAGCTGCTTCTCCTGCTTCTGACCTTTGCGCAGAAAGCTGTCGCGGACGAGTGGCCAGGTATAGTTGAGGCCATTGGCTTCCACGAAGCTGAAGCTGGAGACGGCGGAGTCTTTGAAGGACTTGAAGATGGCGCTGAGTGAGCGGCGATTGTGTACCTTGGCGAGTGTCTCGGGCACGTCTCTCTCAGGCGCCTCGCTGACTTCGTATGGTGGTTTCAGGATGACCGGGCAGTGAGGCACACCGTGTGCGGCACCGAAGGCTCTCTTGGCGATAGGCATGCCGAAGAATCCAGCGTAGCCCATGGTCTCGATACTTGGGTCCTGCTGCTCAATGGAGCGTCTCATCGGCTCCGAGCGGACGTCGATACAGAAGACAAGCTGGGAGCTCGGTCTGTCTCCCGGTACTCGCTGGATGCCGCTGGTGGAGACGAGGTTACTGAGCAGAGTCTGGGCGTGTGCATGCTCCAGGGCTTCTTGCCAGATCCTGTGGAGCAGCAGTCTGCGGTCTGCCTGGGCATCACGCACGAGCACCTGCTTGCGCCAGTAGGCTCTCAGGCTCGGAGCATCGTACTGCTTCAGCAGAGCTACATCGTAAGCCAAGCGGATGGCGAGCAGGGAGACGGCGCCCTCCTGGCTGATGCCTTCGCGCTTTCTGTATTCGAGGCAGGATGCCCAGCCGCCGATGCTGAGAAGCTCACGGTGGAACCAGTCCTCGGCACCTTCTACCTTGGTATCGGCCATTTCACCGAGCATGGAGATGGCTGCCAGGGGCTCGTTAGGGAGTTCCTGGACAAACTTGCGGAATTTCCTAAGCCCGGCGATTTCCGGGTTGCGGTCGATGCTGGCAGCTTCGTGCCAGGCGCTGAAGAGGTCCTGGCCTTTCCAGGGCTGGGTCCAGATCGCTTGTCCTTCATCGAGGTAGGCGCCCATCCAGCGGGAGATTTCCTCGATGATGGCCGCGGCCCAGCGGGTCTGGTGCAGGCGGTCGATGGTATCTGCGAAGGTGCCGATGTGCGGGCAGGAAGTTTCGCTAGAGTGAAGCCAGGCTTTGAGTTCGGAGATGGTAGGGAGCTCCTCCTCTTCTTCCAGGAAGAGCTGGCCAGTCTTTTCCAGGGAGATCATGGCCTGCTTCAGGTCGTGGTCGCTGATCTGGTTCTGGCTGTACTTGTCCTGGTAGAATGAGCGCTCGATGAGCATGCCGCCGGGGACGGCCTTGGCCATTCTCGCAGCCACTTCAGCGAAGCTCTCGCTGGTCATGTTCAGGAAGGGATTGACGGCGACGAAATGCTTGAGTGGCCAGAGAGGTGGAATGCGCTTGGCGGCGGTAGTGGCGGCATCTGCCCACTTGGTGGTGGTCTGGGTCTGAGGCTTACTCTGGGGGATGGTTTCTTGTGCGTTCATGGCTGGAAAATGGTTTGGGTTAAAAGGGGTTTAGTTCGATGAGGCGTTGGTTCTCGGGCGGCTGATCGGGCGGGCCAGGCGGGCAAACAGCGTGCCTAGGTAGAACCCGTTAGAGGCGTGGATATAGAGACGCTTGAGTCCGGTGGACTGGGTGCCGGATTGTAGCTGGGTCTGGATGAGCAGGATGCCGAAGAGGAGGACCGGGATGAGCAGCAGTAGAGTCCATTCCACGATGCCCTGAGGGGCTCCGATGGCTGGGTAGATCTCGTCGTAGAGTGTGTGGACTCCCTGGTGAAGCAGATAGACCATGAGGGCTACCAGCATGCTCAGGCCTATGCCCCAGATCCTGGCGTGCTTCGCGAGTGGTGCGGTCCAGGCGCTGGTCATCAGCTGGGCGAGTCCCAGCCAGAGGATGGAGAAGAGAATGTACTGGCTCGCGCTGACTGCGGTGAATCCATAGTCGGCTAAGATCAGGGCTGCGACCACGAGGGCGGAGCAGGCGAGAGCCACCAGCCAGGTAGTCTTGGCCGGGGTGGCGTGCTTGATCTTGCGCTTTCTGGCACGCTCGACCACACCTCCGGTGGAGAGGAAGGAGTGCGCCTTGTAGAGTGAGTGGGCTACCAGGTGCAGCGTGGCCAGGCCGAAGGCTCCGAGTCCGCACTGCAGAATCAGGAAGCCCATCTGGGCGATGGTGGACCAGGCGAGTGAGCGCTTGATGCTCGGCTGGGTGACCATGACCAGTGAGCCGATGACTGCCGTGAGGCCGCCAACCAGGGCCATGCTATTCATGGCGATGTCTGAGCTGACGATCAGCGGGCTGAGCCTGAGCACGAGGAAGGCCCCGGCATTGATCACTCCGGCATGCATGAGAGCGGAGACCGGTGTGGGGGATTCCATGGTTTCCGGCAGCCAGCTGTGGAAGGGGAGCTGAGCGGACTTCATCAGACCACCGAGGACCAGCAGGATAGGTGTCCAGGTGCTGACTGGTGTGCTGTCCTGTAGATCGATCAGGGTGAGAATATCCCAGGTGCCGTATTGCTGCCACAGGGTGATCAGGGCTCCGACTAGGCAGAGGTCGCCCATGCGGCTGATGAAGAATTTCTTACGTGCCGCCAGCTGGGCCCCTTCTTGATCCGGGTAGAAGGTAAGCAGGCGGTGCAGGGAGAAGCTGGTGGCGGCCCAGGCCAGGGTGAAGAGCAGCAGGTTGCCAGAGACGCAGAGTAGCTGGACGGCGGCAATCGTCTGCAGCAGGTGGCGGGTGAAGACATCTTGGCGGGAGTCTCCGGCCAGATGGTTGACGCTGTAGCGGGTGATTACCAGGGCGAGGAAGCCCACCATGGCGAGGATCGTGACCGAGAGGCGGTCCAGATAGACACTCAGGCCGAGCGGCTCATAGATGGACCAGGAGACTGGGCCGAAACAAAAGACTGTCGCGGCCACTAGCCAGGAGATGATGGCTCCGCAGAGGGTCAGCTTGGCTGCGCGCTGGGCGACTTTTTTCCCCTCTCCTCGCAGGACTGGGGTGAGGCTGCAAATCAGGTAGAGCAGGGCGGGTACGAGGCCTGTCGCGGCCGTAAGGACTGTCTCGGTCGGATTCATGACATCGGTTATATGAAATTTGTGTCCTGTTTTATAATAGATAGTTCTTTAAATATCGTTCACTTTTTGAGAACGATAGGCATGGACCAGCTGAACTACCACCACCTGAGATATTTCTATGCCATTGCCAGGGAGGGGAATCTGACCCGTGCGGCGGAGAAGCTGATGGTTTCCCAGTCAGCCCTGAGCTCGCAGCTGCGTAAGCTGGAGGATAGTCTGGGCGAAGCACTCTTCGAGCGAGAGAACAAGCGGCTGATGCTCACTGAGGCGGGGAAAATAGCGCTGGACTATGCGGACACCATCTTCAAGGCCGGCGATGAACTGCAGGCCACGCTGGAGCAGGGCACGCGGCGCAAGCTGCAAGTCTTAAGAATCGGGGCGGTGGCCACTTTGTCGCGGAATTTCCAGCTGGCCTTTGTGGAGCCCCTGATCGACAAGTCAGGCGTGGAGATTGTGATCCGCTCCGGCAGCCTGGGCGAGCTGCTCAAAGGTCTGAAGCACCACACGCTGGACGTGGTGCTGGCTAACCAGGAGGTGACGCGGGATGCTGAAAATACCTGGCATTCCCACCTGCTAGATGACCAAGGCGTGAGTCTGGTGGCGGCTCCTAGCGAAAAGCGCAAGGAGTTCCAGTTCCCGCAGGATCTGCACGGCCTGCCCGTGATCCTGCCCACGGTGGAGAGCAAGATCCGCCAGAGTTTTGACCTGGTGATGCGCCGCGAGGGGCTGCAGCCGCAGGTGGTGGCGGAGATCGATGACATGGCCATGCTGCGTCTGATGGCCAGGGAGTCCCGCTCCCACTGTCTGGTGCCGCGCGTAGTGGTGCAGGACGAGCTGGAATCCGGAGAGCTGGAGGAATGGCACCGCCTGACCGATATTCGCGAGGGTTTCTACGCGATCACGACCGACCGCCGCTACCCCAACGAACTAGTGAGAATCCTGATCGAGTCCATGTTAGAAACGCGCAAGAAAAAGCTGGCCGAGAGGGCGAAGCGGAAGGGCTCCTAGCTAGACCGCGTCTTTACCATTGCATTCATAGCGGGAGGAAATAATCTTATTATTAGCAGCCGCTATCACAATCACTACCGCTATCCATGTCGACTAACAGAAATGATGAAAAACTAGGGTGGACGTTCCTCTCGAACCATTTCCACGTACTCGTCGTCTTGTCGAGAGATCCGGCTGCGCGCATCCGTGACATAGCGGATGAGGTGAACATCACCCAGCGCACCGTCCAGCGCATCCTCAATGAAATGGTGGAGGAGGGTGTCCTCAGCGTGGAGAAATCAGGCCGCCGCAACAGCTACCTGATCAACCGCAACTACTCCCTTCGCCACCCGCTGGAGAGCAAGCACAAGATAGGCGAGTTGCTGGATCTGCTCTCGTAGGAATCCTGGCGGGTTGTCATGGGGCGCGGTCAGAAGTGATTGGGCCTTGATTGATGGAGCTTTGGGGTACGAAAAAGCCGCACTTGTGGGTGCGGCTTGTGGATGATGTTAGGAATTTTTTGAGCGACCTAGTGCAGAGTCGATGTGTCTACGGCTTTGAGGCGGTAGAAGCGCTGGGTTTCGGTGATGGGGATGGTGAGTTCCACGCGCTGGTAGCCGTCGCCTAGGTCTGTGGTGGTGGCGCCTGAGGTGTTGAGGGTTTTCCAGCTGGAGAGGTCGTCGGAATAGTAGAGCCATAGCCGGTAGGCGGATGCGTTGTCGATCGGGCGGACGAAGGTATAGGTGATGCTGTCCGAGCCACTGCCGCTGATGGCGGGCAGGCGGGTGGCATCTACGGTGATGTTGTTAGGGTCACCGAGGCCGTGGAGGTAGTAGAAGATATTGGCGATGTCGTTGCCGGACATGTCGCTGTTGTCTTCCGAGCTGTTGCTGGCCAGTCCGTAACGGTCGCGGAAGTACTCGAGGGTGGTTTCGTCGATGTCGGTCACGGTGATGGTGTAGGCGGTGGCTTGGGTGAAGTCGTCGCTGGTGGTGGCGGTGACGATGACGTGGTAGGTGTTGTTGCCGTCGTCGTCCAGCGGGCTTTCGTAGTCTGGCTCGTCGGAGAAGGAGAGCTCTCCAGTGTCGGGGTCGATGGTGAAGAAGGCTTTGTCGTCTCCTCCGGTGACATCGTAGGTGACGGTGTCTCCGTCTTCATCCACGGCGGTGACGGTGCCGATGCTGGTGTTGTTTTCTACGATAGAGTTGTTAGAAATGTTCATGCTGGTGATGCCTTCATCCTGGTTGGTGACGGTGACTTGCAATGTCTTGAGAACGCTTGTGGCGTTATCTGTAACGCGCACGACCACTTCGTAGACGTTGTCCCCGTCTGCATCTATTGGGTTCTCGTAGTCCGGGGCGGACTTGAAGGCTAGCACGCCCGTGGTGTAGCCGAGGGTGAAGCGGGAGGAATCGTCGCCAGAGATGGTGAAGTTGAGCGTGCCGCCTTCCGGATCGGTAGCAGTGACGGTGCCGACAGTGGTTGTGTTCTCCTGGACTTCGTCTACGCTGAGTGCGATGCTCTCTGGTCCCTCGTTCTTGTTGGTGACAGAGATGGAGTAGGAGCGTGACTCGCTGCCGCCGGAACTGGTGGCGGTGATGGTGATGATGTAGAGGTTGGAGCCTAATTGATCCTGTGGGTCTTCGTAGTCAGGTGCGGTTTTGAAGCTGAGGGCGCCGGTGTCTTCATCAATGGTGAAGAGTGTTGGGTCAAAACCTCCAGTAATAGCGTAGGTGACGTCGTCCCCATCTTCATCCGTTGCGGTGATGGTGCCTACGCTGGTGGTGTTTTCCACGATGGTGTCGTTAGAGATAACCATGGAGTTGATTCCCTCGTCTTCATTGGTGACGGAGATGGTGAAGGTCTGTGAGGCGGAGCCGTCGGTGCCGGTAGCGGTGACGGTGACTTGATAGGTGTTGTCGCTATTGCTGTCTGCCGGGCTCTCATAATCCGGGGCGGTTTTGAATGCGAGTGCGCCTGTGCCGCTGACGATGGAGAAGAGGCTGCTGTCCGCCCCGCCAGTGATAGCGTAGCTGAGTGAGCCACCGAAGGGCTCGGTGGCGGACACTG contains:
- a CDS encoding LysR family transcriptional regulator; amino-acid sequence: MDQLNYHHLRYFYAIAREGNLTRAAEKLMVSQSALSSQLRKLEDSLGEALFERENKRLMLTEAGKIALDYADTIFKAGDELQATLEQGTRRKLQVLRIGAVATLSRNFQLAFVEPLIDKSGVEIVIRSGSLGELLKGLKHHTLDVVLANQEVTRDAENTWHSHLLDDQGVSLVAAPSEKRKEFQFPQDLHGLPVILPTVESKIRQSFDLVMRREGLQPQVVAEIDDMAMLRLMARESRSHCLVPRVVVQDELESGELEEWHRLTDIREGFYAITTDRRYPNELVRILIESMLETRKKKLAERAKRKGS
- a CDS encoding YbcC family protein, producing MNAQETIPQSKPQTQTTTKWADAATTAAKRIPPLWPLKHFVAVNPFLNMTSESFAEVAARMAKAVPGGMLIERSFYQDKYSQNQISDHDLKQAMISLEKTGQLFLEEEEELPTISELKAWLHSSETSCPHIGTFADTIDRLHQTRWAAAIIEEISRWMGAYLDEGQAIWTQPWKGQDLFSAWHEAASIDRNPEIAGLRKFRKFVQELPNEPLAAISMLGEMADTKVEGAEDWFHRELLSIGGWASCLEYRKREGISQEGAVSLLAIRLAYDVALLKQYDAPSLRAYWRKQVLVRDAQADRRLLLHRIWQEALEHAHAQTLLSNLVSTSGIQRVPGDRPSSQLVFCIDVRSEPMRRSIEQQDPSIETMGYAGFFGMPIAKRAFGAAHGVPHCPVILKPPYEVSEAPERDVPETLAKVHNRRSLSAIFKSFKDSAVSSFSFVEANGLNYTWPLVRDSFLRKGQKQEKQLVPRADLDHDSCGIPKDEQPALAKGLVRALNLHQRAGRLVVLCGHGASTKNNPYDSGLQCGACGGHSGDFNARLAAQIMNQPEVHAALAAEGMALPKDTFFVAGRHDTTTDTITLFDPELIPSSHRGDYEQLKQTLASACHTAQLARAPKLGISQQNEQKVCKEISERSCDWSQVRPEWGLTGNAAFIIAHRDTTKDHDLEGRAFLHHYESNRDPKGEVLQAILAGPMVVGSWINLQYYASTANHAIFGSGNKVLHNINGTHGVQLGNGGDLRSGLPLQSIHDGTNWVHEPLTLKVFVDAPVDKVRLALAAQPSAKELVENHWLHLYAADLCGGWVKI
- a CDS encoding host attachment protein, translating into MKHTQLRKHIIRLSQLANTDTPMISAFFNLKGERTKAMNDFDLWLKASSQKLEGEQADQLAQAGESVLRFLRAAEGASASCHVRLGDHPFESFQAYHAEMETSYHVESYPVIYPLVELKDKFKRFVLVTTTLDKASIIEISLGSASVQAIAEREDPPRKYGKEWTREHYRSGLHERRKIFIKEKVEVLKQICHQRSHDAIILAGEPRIVNRLKEALPKHLQKLVVDEIKTGISDARYRIVLSQAVQSYLKAEHEESLTSVSELYHLHNTSGLAAVGVTQIYEALQEGRAEKLIVASELPSKIRELLVKQAIQQDLLIETVTGSSILDDIGGAGAILRYKKTPEMINHYAA
- a CDS encoding proton-conducting transporter membrane subunit, whose amino-acid sequence is MNPTETVLTAATGLVPALLYLICSLTPVLRGEGKKVAQRAAKLTLCGAIISWLVAATVFCFGPVSWSIYEPLGLSVYLDRLSVTILAMVGFLALVITRYSVNHLAGDSRQDVFTRHLLQTIAAVQLLCVSGNLLLFTLAWAATSFSLHRLLTFYPDQEGAQLAARKKFFISRMGDLCLVGALITLWQQYGTWDILTLIDLQDSTPVSTWTPILLVLGGLMKSAQLPFHSWLPETMESPTPVSALMHAGVINAGAFLVLRLSPLIVSSDIAMNSMALVGGLTAVIGSLVMVTQPSIKRSLAWSTIAQMGFLILQCGLGAFGLATLHLVAHSLYKAHSFLSTGGVVERARKRKIKHATPAKTTWLVALACSALVVAALILADYGFTAVSASQYILFSILWLGLAQLMTSAWTAPLAKHARIWGIGLSMLVALMVYLLHQGVHTLYDEIYPAIGAPQGIVEWTLLLLIPVLLFGILLIQTQLQSGTQSTGLKRLYIHASNGFYLGTLFARLARPISRPRTNASSN
- a CDS encoding helix-turn-helix transcriptional regulator; amino-acid sequence: MSTNRNDEKLGWTFLSNHFHVLVVLSRDPAARIRDIADEVNITQRTVQRILNEMVEEGVLSVEKSGRRNSYLINRNYSLRHPLESKHKIGELLDLLS